The Corvus moneduloides isolate bCorMon1 chromosome 25, bCorMon1.pri, whole genome shotgun sequence genome includes a window with the following:
- the SCN3B gene encoding sodium channel subunit beta-3 isoform X1, producing MAALPRLLCAAALALLLWAGFCSSVCVEVPSETEAVQGTDMKLLCISCMKREEVTATTVVEWFYRPNGGKDEPIYEHRKMNHEFPSRFSGRIQWNGSKDMQDVSITVLNVTLNDSGIYTCNITREFEFEIHRPLFQSSRVIHLTVVEEAGEDFTSVISEIMMYILLVFLTLWLLIEMVYCYRKVSKAEEAAQENATDYLAIPSENKENCAVPVEE from the exons ATGGCTGCGCTGCCGCGGCTGCTCTGCGCGGCCGCGCTcgccctgctgctctggg cTGGATTTTGTTCCTCAGTGTGTGTGGAAGTCCCATCTGAGACAGAGGCTGTCCAAGGGACTGACATGAAGCTGCTCTGCATCTCCTGCATGAAGAGGGAAGAGGTGACGGCCACCACGGTGGTGGAATGGTTCTACAGGCCCAATGGGGGAAAGGATGAGCCT ATCTACGAGCACAGGAAGATGAACCACGAATTTCCAAGCCGCTTCAGTGGCCGGATACAGTGGAATGGGAGCAAAGACATGCAGGACGTGTCCATCACTGTGCTAAACGTGACCCTGAATGATTCAGGCATCTACACCTGCAACATCACCCGCGAGTTTGAGTTTGAGATCCACCGGCCCCtcttccagagctccagggtGATCCACCTCACCGTGGTGGAGGAGG CTGGAGAAGACTTCACCTCCGTCATCTCAGAAATCATGATGTATATTCTGCTGGTCTTCCTCACGCTGTGGCTGCTGATTGAAATGGTCTATTGCTACAGGAAGGTCTCCAAGGCAGAGGAGGCTGCCCAGGAAAACGC GACAGACTATCTAGCAATTCCatcagaaaacaaggaaaactgtgctgtgcctgtggagGAGTAG
- the SCN3B gene encoding sodium channel subunit beta-3 isoform X2 — protein sequence MKLLCISCMKREEVTATTVVEWFYRPNGGKDEPIYEHRKMNHEFPSRFSGRIQWNGSKDMQDVSITVLNVTLNDSGIYTCNITREFEFEIHRPLFQSSRVIHLTVVEEAGEDFTSVISEIMMYILLVFLTLWLLIEMVYCYRKVSKAEEAAQENATDYLAIPSENKENCAVPVEE from the exons ATGAAGCTGCTCTGCATCTCCTGCATGAAGAGGGAAGAGGTGACGGCCACCACGGTGGTGGAATGGTTCTACAGGCCCAATGGGGGAAAGGATGAGCCT ATCTACGAGCACAGGAAGATGAACCACGAATTTCCAAGCCGCTTCAGTGGCCGGATACAGTGGAATGGGAGCAAAGACATGCAGGACGTGTCCATCACTGTGCTAAACGTGACCCTGAATGATTCAGGCATCTACACCTGCAACATCACCCGCGAGTTTGAGTTTGAGATCCACCGGCCCCtcttccagagctccagggtGATCCACCTCACCGTGGTGGAGGAGG CTGGAGAAGACTTCACCTCCGTCATCTCAGAAATCATGATGTATATTCTGCTGGTCTTCCTCACGCTGTGGCTGCTGATTGAAATGGTCTATTGCTACAGGAAGGTCTCCAAGGCAGAGGAGGCTGCCCAGGAAAACGC GACAGACTATCTAGCAATTCCatcagaaaacaaggaaaactgtgctgtgcctgtggagGAGTAG